GCGGTGGGCAAGATTGGCGCAGACCAGGTTGAGGACTATGCTGAGCGCAAGGGCATATCCAAAGCCGAAGCAGAACGTTGGCTGGCACCCAGCCTCGCCTACGACCCTGCAGAATAACGACTGCCGGAAGAGCCAAACCTGATCAGATGGAAGGACGTATGGCCGAGCAACAGGATAAGAACAGACAACCTGCCCGCAAAAAGGGGCCGGGTGTTTTAAAAGTCATGCAGAGCATTCTCGCCGGCGCTCTCGGAGTACAATCCGACAAGCGCCGGGAGGAAGATTTCGGAAGCCACAGTCCCTGGCCTTATATTATCGCCGGCATCCTGTTTACCGTGGGCTTTGTCGTCACCCTGATTGTGGTGGTAAAGGTGGTGCTTTCCGGCCAGTAGGTTCTATTGGCCGGATACCCAGATCACAGCGAAGGCAACCACAAGGACTATCAGCAATACGGCCGCTACGGCGTCCGCCTGGCTATCTGATCGCATTGTCTTCTTCATAGTCTTTCCCCTTTGTTTTGTTATGTATTTTTCAAGCACGCCTTTTTAAATCTAGGCTGAAAATTGACATCCGTCCAGCAATATCTCCCTTTCTATATCACTCAAATCGATAAACATATTTTGAAATAATCATTTTAAGAATAATGGCACGGTGATATTCTCCCCGGCAAGAACAGGCACGAAAGCCGTATTTCCAGCGTTTCAGCAGGACGTTCCACTATGTATGTTTATGACGAACACGATCGGCAGATAGCGGCCGAGCGCGTTGCACAATTCCGTGATCAGACCGAAAGGGCACTGGCTGGCGAGCTGCGTGAAGACGAGTTTCTTCCGCTGCGCCTGCAGAACGGACTGTACGTGCAGCGTCTTGCACCGATGCTGCGTATCGCCGTTCCCTACGGAATGCTACGCTCAGCACAGCTTCGCAGGCTGGCTCGCATAACGCGAGACTATGACAAAGGTTATGCCCACTTTACAACCCGCCAGAACGTTCAGCTCAACTGGCCGGCTATTGAAGATGTGCCTGACATTCTGGCGGAACTGGCGGAAGTGGAAATGCACGCCAACCAGACCAGTGGTAACTGCATACGTAACACCACCACCGACCAGTTTTCCGGTGTGCAGGCAGACGAAATAACCGATCCGCGCCCTTACTGCGAGATCATCCGGCAGTGGTCAACGTTCCACCCGGAGTTTGCCTTTCTGCCCCGCAAATTCAAAGTCGCGGTGAACGCCTCCGAGCATACCGACCGCGCTGCCATCCAGGTGCACGATATCGGCCTGCAGATGGTTCGCAACGATCAGGGCGAGCTGGGCTTCCGGGTCCACGTCGGTGGTGGTCTCGGCCGCACCCCGATGGTGGGGCCGGTGATCCGTGAGTTCCTGCCGGAGCTTGATTTGCTGACCTATCTGGAGGCCGTACTGCGTGTCTACAACCGCTACGGCCGCCGCGACAACAAGTTCAAGGCCCGCATCAAGATCCTGGTCAAGGCCCTGACCCCGGAAGGTTTCG
Above is a genomic segment from Marinobacter panjinensis containing:
- a CDS encoding DUF2970 domain-containing protein, with product MAEQQDKNRQPARKKGPGVLKVMQSILAGALGVQSDKRREEDFGSHSPWPYIIAGILFTVGFVVTLIVVVKVVLSGQ